In one window of Candidatus Hydrogenedentota bacterium DNA:
- a CDS encoding HNH endonuclease produces MLDAHVLVLNKSWIAINVATARRALALLYQGHARVVHPRDYSLYSFEAWCTHSRREYMKYPDANVVHTPKQPVVLPEVILLTVFNGFIRHEIRFSRTNIFTRDQHQCQYCGAQPEKSDLTLDHVIPRSRGGIDSWENLVLACARCNVKKSNRTPEEANMRLLKQPAAPRWLPRFGISVRKQELHSWQRFVDTSCWVTDVAR; encoded by the coding sequence ATGTTGGATGCACATGTACTTGTCCTGAACAAGTCGTGGATCGCCATCAACGTGGCGACCGCGCGACGTGCCCTGGCGCTGTTGTACCAGGGCCACGCCCGCGTTGTGCATCCGCGGGACTATTCCCTCTACTCCTTCGAGGCCTGGTGCACGCATTCGCGCAGGGAATACATGAAATACCCCGACGCGAACGTCGTGCATACCCCGAAGCAGCCAGTCGTCCTCCCGGAAGTCATCCTACTGACCGTCTTTAACGGCTTCATCCGCCACGAAATCCGCTTCTCCCGCACCAACATCTTCACGCGCGATCAGCACCAGTGCCAGTACTGCGGCGCCCAGCCGGAAAAAAGCGATCTGACCCTCGATCACGTCATCCCCCGCTCCCGCGGCGGTATCGACTCGTGGGAAAACCTCGTCCTCGCCTGCGCGCGCTGCAACGTGAAAAAGAGCAACCGCACGCCAGAGGAGGCCAACATGCGCCTGCTCAAACAGCCCGCCGCGCCGCGCTGGCTACCGCGCTTCGGCATCTCCGTGCGCAAGCAAGAGCTGCACAGCTGGCAGCGTTTCGTCGACACCTCCTGCTGGGTGACCGACGTCGCGCGCTGA
- a CDS encoding SDR family oxidoreductase → MSAHPNATARFDLTGKTAWVPGGAGLLGARVSRALAEHGAHVIIADIRAEAAEAAASALARDGLSAEGCALDIGDEAGVTAAVDAIMAARGRLDILVNLTYFYTKARLETMTAAQWEAGMRVSLTGAFLATREAGRAMQAGGGGSIVHFSSMYGLVSPDPRMYPPSQTPNPVDYGVAKAGLLQLVRYQAVFLAPHGVRVNAVVPGPFPNPDTQGADPDFMALLKAKCPTGRVGHPEEIAGAVVFLCSDAASYVTGTKIVVDGGWTAW, encoded by the coding sequence ATGTCCGCCCACCCCAATGCCACCGCCCGTTTCGATCTCACCGGCAAGACGGCCTGGGTTCCCGGCGGCGCGGGGCTGCTTGGCGCTCGGGTGAGCCGTGCGCTGGCGGAGCACGGCGCCCACGTGATCATCGCCGATATCCGTGCCGAGGCGGCGGAAGCGGCCGCGTCAGCCCTCGCGCGCGATGGCCTCTCGGCGGAGGGGTGCGCGCTGGACATCGGCGACGAGGCGGGGGTGACGGCGGCGGTCGACGCGATCATGGCGGCCCGCGGGCGGCTGGATATCCTCGTGAACCTGACCTATTTCTACACCAAGGCGCGCCTCGAGACCATGACGGCGGCCCAGTGGGAGGCGGGGATGCGCGTGTCGCTGACGGGGGCCTTCCTGGCCACGCGCGAGGCGGGCCGCGCCATGCAGGCCGGGGGCGGCGGCAGCATCGTGCACTTCAGCAGCATGTATGGGCTCGTGAGCCCCGATCCGCGCATGTATCCGCCAAGCCAGACGCCCAACCCGGTGGACTATGGCGTGGCCAAGGCGGGCCTGCTCCAGCTGGTGCGCTACCAGGCGGTATTCCTGGCCCCGCACGGCGTCCGGGTCAACGCGGTGGTCCCGGGCCCCTTCCCCAACCCGGATACGCAGGGCGCGGATCCCGATTTCATGGCCCTCCTCAAGGCCAAATGCCCCACCGGTCGCGTGGGCCATCCGGAGGAGATCGCCGGGGCGGTGGTTTTTCTGTGTTCGGACGCGGCCAGCTATGTAACAGGCACGAAAATCGTGGTGGATGGCGGCTGGACCGCCTGGTAG
- a CDS encoding type 1 glutamine amidotransferase, with protein MSSPKRFLIPDGYNQESRAKFAEVRMRLAWELYRDLLVKYMPGAEYEVWLSSDEESRDGYTVDELKAFDGILWPGCNLTVYHDVPEVKRHLELCERAFEAGLPQFGSCWAIQVATVVCGGSVGPCDKGREMGVGQKILLTEEGVKHPMFAGKPRVYSHFMSHDDEVKALPAAGVHLAGNGWSDVQAAAFTYKNGEMWAIQYHPEYDLNEVARLIEAREEKLTRLGFFGDNHGTTMKDYVTRLDQLVAAPHRKDLRWQLGIDDDILDDGVRELEFKNWIEHFYG; from the coding sequence ATGTCCAGTCCAAAGCGATTTCTCATCCCCGATGGATACAACCAGGAAAGCCGGGCGAAGTTCGCCGAAGTGCGGATGCGGCTGGCGTGGGAGCTTTACCGCGACCTGCTGGTGAAGTACATGCCGGGCGCGGAATACGAGGTGTGGCTGAGCAGCGACGAGGAATCGCGCGATGGCTACACGGTCGACGAACTGAAGGCGTTTGACGGCATTTTGTGGCCGGGCTGCAACCTGACGGTGTACCACGATGTGCCGGAGGTGAAGCGGCACCTGGAGCTTTGCGAGCGTGCTTTCGAGGCGGGCCTGCCGCAGTTCGGGAGCTGCTGGGCGATCCAGGTGGCGACGGTGGTTTGCGGCGGTTCGGTGGGGCCGTGCGACAAGGGGCGCGAGATGGGTGTGGGCCAGAAGATCCTGCTGACGGAGGAAGGCGTGAAGCACCCGATGTTTGCGGGGAAGCCGCGCGTGTATTCGCACTTCATGAGCCACGACGACGAGGTGAAGGCGCTGCCGGCGGCGGGGGTGCACCTGGCGGGCAATGGCTGGAGCGATGTGCAGGCGGCGGCGTTCACGTATAAGAATGGTGAGATGTGGGCCATTCAGTACCACCCGGAATACGACTTGAACGAGGTGGCGCGTCTGATTGAGGCGCGGGAGGAGAAGCTGACGCGGCTGGGCTTTTTCGGGGACAACCACGGGACGACGATGAAGGATTATGTCACCCGGCTTGATCAGCTGGTTGCGGCGCCGCACCGGAAGGATCTGCGCTGGCAGCTGGGCATCGACGACGATATCCTGGATGATGGCGTTCGGGAGCTGGAGTTCAAGAACTGGATAGAGCATTTCTACGGGTGA
- the priA gene encoding primosomal protein N' produces MPPAIPTQPSQTDLFAEVVLPIPLDRTFCYAVPPSLRDRVAPGMRAVVPVLNRIDTGFIVAISPTPAVEKVKSIIDLPDETPVFSREMLALCRWIADYYCCSWGEALQCAVPRGLKIGTRMRYRLVPEMLDAGRFTDRQRAVIAALYKRGPLTEGQLAGDAGRQALSNTLNALIRRGVVVAEPVLQDAGVSIRTEWYAELNTAALLDNDALAQLQRRAPKQAAIYLDLLHTGGALAVSALSEKHQTTLATARSLAQKGLVRLAERELFRRPDTGAPGHAAEKFPLNEEQQAAYEAIAASLEARTFQTYLLRGITGSGKTEVYLQAIERTLELGRDAIVLVPEISLTPQTVGRFVARFKQDIAVLHSGLSLGERYDEWRRAQRGEVRIVVGARSAVFAPLPNLGMIIVDEEHDSSYKQGESPRYHARDVAIMRAHNNHAVCVLGSATPAIESYHNAEIGKSIRLDLTKRATNAALPSVKVLDMRIEAKENAGQVMLSRTLEDAVNARVDAREQVILLLNRRGFAPFVLCPQCGWVAECADCNVSMTYHSAGALLRCHYCNATRPKPEICDKCYFNPLIYLGAGTQKVEDYLMHAFPKARVARMDADTTSGKGGHAKILGRFASGEIDILIGTQMLAKGHDFPGVTLVGVINADTGLCMPDFRAAEQAFQLLTQVAGRAGRGDQPGEVIIQSFRPNHYAVRAAADHDYHAFFAQEIAHREGAQYPPFRRLVNFAVESEDQELAERGMFALGRIVRELIRSGGFQGMEVMGPAPAAVKKVKKHYRWHLGVLSRSAKKLNALTRHSRDQFLEQHKGRKVLLKVDLDPYGIF; encoded by the coding sequence ATGCCCCCTGCGATACCCACACAGCCGTCCCAGACTGATCTCTTTGCCGAGGTCGTCCTCCCGATCCCGCTGGACCGCACCTTCTGCTACGCGGTGCCCCCGTCCCTGCGTGATCGGGTCGCCCCCGGCATGCGCGCCGTCGTGCCCGTGCTGAACCGCATCGACACCGGCTTCATCGTGGCGATCAGCCCCACGCCCGCCGTGGAAAAGGTCAAGAGTATCATCGACCTCCCGGACGAGACCCCCGTCTTCTCCCGGGAAATGCTCGCCCTGTGCCGATGGATCGCCGATTACTATTGCTGTTCCTGGGGCGAAGCCCTCCAATGCGCTGTCCCGCGCGGACTCAAAATCGGCACGCGCATGCGCTACCGGCTCGTCCCCGAAATGCTCGACGCCGGACGCTTCACCGATCGCCAGCGCGCCGTGATCGCCGCACTCTACAAGCGCGGCCCCCTCACCGAGGGACAGCTCGCGGGCGACGCCGGACGCCAGGCGCTCAGCAACACCCTCAACGCCCTCATCCGCCGCGGCGTCGTGGTCGCCGAGCCGGTCCTGCAGGACGCCGGCGTCTCCATCCGCACCGAGTGGTACGCGGAACTGAATACCGCCGCCCTGCTCGACAACGACGCCCTGGCCCAGCTCCAGCGGCGCGCGCCGAAACAGGCCGCGATCTACCTCGACCTCCTCCACACGGGCGGCGCCCTGGCCGTTTCCGCGCTGAGCGAAAAACACCAGACCACGCTGGCGACCGCCCGTTCCCTGGCGCAAAAGGGCCTCGTGCGGCTCGCCGAACGCGAGCTCTTCCGCCGCCCCGACACCGGCGCGCCCGGGCACGCGGCGGAAAAGTTCCCGCTGAACGAGGAACAGCAGGCCGCCTACGAAGCGATCGCCGCCTCGCTCGAAGCCCGCACCTTCCAAACCTACCTCCTCCGCGGCATCACCGGCTCCGGAAAAACCGAAGTCTATCTCCAGGCCATCGAGCGCACGCTGGAGCTCGGGCGGGACGCCATCGTGCTCGTGCCCGAAATCTCCCTCACCCCACAGACCGTCGGGCGATTCGTCGCCCGCTTCAAGCAGGACATCGCCGTGCTCCACAGCGGCCTGAGCCTCGGCGAACGCTACGACGAGTGGCGGCGCGCGCAGCGCGGCGAAGTCCGCATCGTGGTCGGCGCGCGCTCCGCCGTGTTCGCGCCCCTGCCCAACCTGGGCATGATCATCGTGGACGAGGAGCACGACAGCTCCTACAAGCAGGGCGAGTCGCCCCGCTACCACGCGCGCGACGTCGCCATCATGCGCGCCCACAACAACCACGCCGTGTGCGTCCTCGGTTCCGCCACCCCCGCGATCGAGTCCTATCACAACGCGGAGATCGGCAAATCCATCCGCCTCGACCTCACAAAACGCGCCACGAACGCGGCCCTGCCGTCGGTCAAGGTGCTCGACATGCGGATCGAAGCCAAAGAAAACGCCGGCCAGGTCATGCTCTCGCGCACGCTGGAGGACGCCGTAAACGCGCGCGTCGATGCGCGGGAACAGGTCATCCTCCTGCTGAACCGGCGGGGCTTCGCCCCCTTCGTCCTCTGCCCCCAGTGCGGATGGGTGGCCGAGTGCGCGGACTGCAACGTCAGCATGACCTACCACAGCGCCGGGGCCCTGCTCCGCTGCCACTACTGCAACGCGACCCGGCCCAAGCCCGAAATCTGCGACAAGTGTTACTTCAACCCGCTGATCTACCTTGGCGCGGGCACGCAGAAAGTCGAGGATTACCTCATGCACGCCTTTCCAAAGGCCCGGGTCGCGCGCATGGACGCCGATACGACCTCCGGTAAGGGCGGGCACGCCAAAATTCTGGGGCGCTTTGCGAGTGGCGAGATCGATATCCTCATCGGAACCCAGATGCTCGCGAAAGGCCACGATTTCCCCGGCGTCACCCTCGTCGGCGTCATCAACGCGGACACCGGACTCTGCATGCCCGACTTCCGCGCCGCCGAGCAGGCCTTCCAGCTGCTCACCCAGGTCGCGGGGCGCGCCGGGCGCGGCGATCAGCCGGGCGAGGTGATCATACAAAGTTTCCGCCCCAACCACTACGCCGTTCGCGCCGCGGCGGATCACGACTACCACGCCTTCTTCGCGCAGGAAATCGCCCACCGGGAGGGCGCGCAATACCCGCCATTCCGCCGCCTCGTGAACTTCGCCGTCGAAAGCGAAGACCAGGAGCTGGCCGAGCGCGGCATGTTCGCCCTGGGGCGCATCGTCCGCGAACTCATCCGCTCCGGCGGCTTCCAGGGCATGGAAGTCATGGGCCCCGCCCCGGCCGCCGTGAAAAAAGTTAAGAAACACTACCGCTGGCATCTGGGCGTGCTGTCCCGCAGCGCGAAAAAACTCAACGCGCTCACCCGCCACAGCCGCGATCAGTTCCTCGAACAGCACAAGGGCCGCAAGGTGCTGCTCAAGGTCGACCTCGATCCCTACGGCATCTTCTGA
- a CDS encoding DUF87 domain-containing protein, with protein sequence MGELDALRMADFNWVVHREVVWVDNVPDVPGLHGDVSDAIIAAARSMDGPRPALGRMLLGPAGIGKTHLLAILRQRATAESMNFVMADLTDVRDFFETILLSFVLSFQQPIAGGHTQLNAILRSVIARLSTTVDADDYVRLLGKQPVDAFKTPIKDILKNLQRKDPTGTARHSDVVRAAVLLHARDYEVNSIGSTWLQGLEIDDEARRQFGFAAPRQKPSDIVLGLAWLASFRGPTIIAIDQLDPIVAYNRQAARAERTREDDESAELAKKILNDLCNGLGSLYATTVRALPVVTCLEGSLETLKEYGLQSNMDRFEPEESLAPLTDRETAEALVRGRLDPAFAAAGFAPPYPTWPFAPGFFEGAVGRAPRELLKRCDAHCRQCLQRGAVTELDSYNGEAAAAAPAVTTAAASSLDARFEDLRSQAKTRKLMDERWEDDQLAGLMMTAAICLVKESPADDAFDVVVDSDFPGRHSFMPLHARIRKIELATGAERHYCIRALEKMHPNAYIARLRAAMTSAGIDRKLDFRHLVIFRANPAPHGEKTDQLTRDFLARGGVMVAPKPAEIATLWALQQLAAEGPDGFDAWLAARQPVHQLPMMQHARLVKSAAPEASETPRPAPPAAQSPEQQALPLTEEPAPPADPEIPADTTAPIAAPHPEPVLDTPPPAPQQAATAPVPAGASADADLPVGSRVIGGEPRGDAVTLPLRELRKHIAIFAGAGSGKTVLVKRIVEEAALLGVPAIVIDTANDLAQFGDPWPAPPDAWGSEDVEKAQRFFDVTETVLWTPGLERGNPLRLEPLPDLAAMANDPDELEDAIAMAREALQGIVAPTSSETARNRLGILTAALRFFAEHGGGGSLEDFVALLDDLPDGADGGIGDARKHAGKMADALRSAMQLDPLLSSSGESLDPVALLGLNGGRARTRISVINFTGLPALDQQQQFLNRLFMALFSWIKKHPATGEAPLRGLLVLDEARDFIPAVSRSACRDSFMRLAAQARKYGLGLVIATQAPKEIHNGVVSNCSTSFYGKGSSPAVINAIRELLQSKGGHGNDVARLAQGRFYLHNADVTRTPIKIGASLCLSWHREPLDPEAIAERAQASRA encoded by the coding sequence ATGGGGGAACTCGACGCGCTCCGTATGGCAGACTTCAACTGGGTTGTGCACCGGGAAGTCGTCTGGGTCGACAATGTACCCGACGTGCCCGGACTGCACGGGGACGTCTCCGACGCCATCATTGCAGCCGCGCGATCCATGGACGGCCCGAGGCCCGCGCTCGGACGCATGCTGCTCGGTCCGGCGGGCATCGGCAAGACACACCTCCTCGCCATCCTCCGGCAGCGCGCAACCGCGGAATCGATGAATTTCGTGATGGCGGACTTGACCGACGTTCGCGATTTCTTCGAAACAATCCTCCTCAGCTTCGTGCTTTCCTTCCAGCAGCCCATCGCCGGTGGCCATACGCAACTGAACGCCATCCTGCGGAGCGTGATCGCGCGACTCAGCACCACGGTGGACGCGGATGACTATGTCCGGCTGCTCGGCAAGCAGCCGGTCGACGCCTTCAAAACGCCGATCAAGGACATTCTCAAGAACCTCCAGCGAAAAGACCCCACCGGAACCGCGCGCCACAGCGATGTGGTGCGTGCGGCGGTGCTCCTCCACGCCCGGGACTACGAGGTAAACAGCATCGGCTCCACGTGGCTTCAGGGCCTCGAAATCGACGACGAAGCCCGGCGCCAGTTCGGCTTTGCCGCCCCCCGCCAGAAACCCTCCGACATCGTGCTGGGGCTCGCCTGGCTGGCCTCGTTTCGCGGCCCGACCATCATCGCAATCGACCAGCTCGACCCCATCGTCGCCTACAACCGGCAGGCCGCCCGCGCCGAACGCACGCGCGAAGACGATGAATCCGCCGAACTCGCCAAGAAAATCCTCAATGACCTCTGCAACGGGCTCGGAAGCCTCTACGCCACAACCGTACGAGCACTCCCCGTGGTCACCTGCCTCGAAGGCAGCCTGGAAACACTCAAAGAATACGGCCTCCAGAGCAACATGGACCGCTTCGAACCCGAGGAGTCGCTGGCCCCCCTCACGGATCGCGAAACCGCCGAAGCCCTCGTGCGCGGACGCCTCGATCCCGCATTCGCCGCCGCCGGCTTCGCGCCCCCCTACCCCACCTGGCCCTTCGCCCCCGGATTCTTCGAAGGCGCGGTAGGCCGCGCCCCGCGCGAACTCCTCAAACGCTGCGACGCGCATTGCCGCCAGTGCCTCCAACGCGGCGCCGTCACCGAACTCGATTCCTACAACGGGGAGGCCGCCGCCGCCGCGCCCGCCGTCACAACCGCCGCCGCCAGTTCCCTCGACGCCCGTTTCGAGGACTTGCGCAGCCAGGCCAAAACGCGCAAACTCATGGATGAGCGCTGGGAGGACGATCAGCTCGCCGGACTCATGATGACCGCCGCAATATGCCTCGTGAAGGAGTCCCCCGCCGACGACGCCTTCGATGTCGTGGTCGACAGCGATTTCCCGGGAAGGCACAGCTTCATGCCGCTGCACGCCCGCATCCGCAAGATCGAACTGGCCACCGGCGCGGAGCGCCACTATTGCATCCGCGCGCTGGAAAAAATGCACCCGAACGCCTACATCGCCCGGCTCCGCGCCGCCATGACCAGCGCGGGCATCGACCGTAAACTGGACTTCCGACACCTCGTCATTTTTCGCGCAAATCCCGCGCCGCACGGCGAAAAGACCGACCAGCTCACCCGGGACTTCCTCGCCCGCGGCGGCGTGATGGTCGCGCCGAAACCCGCCGAGATCGCAACCCTCTGGGCGCTGCAACAGCTGGCTGCGGAAGGCCCCGACGGCTTCGACGCCTGGCTCGCCGCCCGGCAGCCCGTCCACCAGCTCCCCATGATGCAGCACGCGCGCCTCGTGAAGTCGGCGGCGCCCGAGGCCTCCGAGACGCCCCGACCCGCACCACCGGCGGCACAGTCCCCGGAACAGCAGGCCCTGCCGCTCACCGAGGAGCCAGCGCCGCCCGCCGATCCCGAAATACCGGCGGATACAACGGCCCCCATTGCCGCCCCCCATCCGGAGCCCGTGCTCGACACGCCGCCCCCGGCCCCGCAGCAAGCCGCGACGGCGCCCGTTCCCGCAGGCGCATCCGCCGACGCCGATCTCCCGGTCGGGAGCCGCGTAATCGGTGGCGAGCCCCGGGGCGATGCCGTTACGCTCCCGCTGCGCGAACTGCGCAAGCACATCGCGATCTTCGCCGGGGCCGGATCGGGAAAGACCGTCCTCGTCAAGCGAATTGTCGAAGAGGCCGCGCTCCTGGGCGTCCCGGCCATCGTCATCGACACCGCGAACGACCTGGCCCAATTCGGCGATCCGTGGCCAGCACCGCCCGACGCCTGGGGAAGCGAGGACGTCGAGAAGGCCCAACGCTTTTTCGATGTCACGGAAACCGTGCTATGGACCCCCGGCCTCGAACGCGGCAACCCGCTCCGCCTGGAACCCCTCCCCGATCTCGCCGCTATGGCGAACGATCCGGATGAGCTGGAGGACGCCATCGCCATGGCGCGAGAAGCCCTCCAGGGGATCGTCGCGCCCACCAGCAGCGAAACCGCCCGAAACCGCCTCGGCATCCTCACCGCCGCCCTCCGCTTCTTCGCCGAGCACGGCGGCGGCGGCTCGCTGGAGGATTTCGTCGCCCTACTGGACGATCTGCCCGACGGTGCCGATGGAGGCATCGGCGACGCGCGAAAGCACGCCGGAAAAATGGCCGACGCCCTCCGCAGCGCCATGCAGCTCGACCCCCTCCTGAGCAGCAGCGGCGAATCGCTCGATCCCGTCGCCCTGCTGGGCCTGAACGGCGGCCGAGCCCGAACGCGCATCTCCGTGATCAATTTCACCGGCCTCCCCGCCCTCGATCAGCAACAACAGTTCCTCAACCGCCTCTTCATGGCGCTCTTCTCCTGGATCAAGAAGCATCCCGCCACCGGGGAGGCGCCCCTGCGCGGACTGCTCGTGCTCGACGAGGCCCGGGATTTCATTCCCGCCGTCTCCAGATCGGCCTGCCGCGACAGCTTCATGCGGCTGGCCGCACAGGCCCGAAAATACGGCCTCGGCCTCGTGATCGCTACACAGGCCCCCAAGGAAATCCACAATGGGGTCGTCTCGAACTGCTCGACCAGCTTCTACGGCAAAGGCAGCTCCCCGGCGGTCATCAACGCCATCCGCGAACTCCTCCAGAGCAAAGGCGGACACGGCAACGATGTCGCGCGCCTCGCCCAGGGCCGCTTCTACCTCCACAACGCCGACGTAACCCGAACGCCCATAAAAATCGGCGCCAGCCTCTGCCTCTCCTGGCACCGCGAACCGCTCGATCCCGAGGCCATCGCCGAACGCGCGCAGGCCAGCCGCGCCTGA
- a CDS encoding histidinol-phosphatase — protein sequence MPSRPTNAPWFVSLHGGHSGTYCDHAEDTLEALVERAHALGMPVYGLTEHAPRVEPEHVYDEEKSLGWDTAHLARLFADYAREARRLRDAWAGRITLLAGFEAEVVPEGRYVQVMRDLRETHQLDYLVGSVHWVDGVIIDYTRARFDHAVEACGGRERFALRYYDIVAEMIAGLRPEVVGHLDLVRRHGGDDPAFATPRVRERVRGVLALMKEQEAILDINTAALRKGIGGPYPAPWIVEIARDLGVACCFGDDAHRVSEVGAGIPESRDYLLAHGLREVTVLVREAGGLGRREVSLAG from the coding sequence ATGCCATCCCGACCCACGAATGCGCCCTGGTTTGTATCCCTGCACGGCGGCCATTCCGGCACCTACTGCGACCATGCCGAGGACACCCTGGAGGCGCTTGTCGAACGCGCTCACGCCCTCGGGATGCCGGTTTATGGCCTGACCGAGCACGCGCCGCGGGTCGAGCCGGAGCACGTGTATGACGAGGAAAAATCCCTGGGCTGGGACACGGCCCACCTGGCGCGCCTCTTCGCGGACTACGCCCGCGAGGCGCGGCGCCTGCGCGACGCCTGGGCCGGCCGCATCACGCTGCTGGCGGGATTCGAGGCGGAAGTGGTTCCAGAAGGGCGCTACGTCCAGGTCATGCGGGACCTTCGCGAAACCCACCAGCTCGACTACCTGGTCGGCTCGGTGCACTGGGTGGACGGCGTCATCATCGACTACACCCGCGCACGGTTTGATCACGCTGTGGAAGCCTGCGGCGGACGCGAGCGCTTCGCCCTCCGCTACTACGACATCGTCGCCGAGATGATTGCCGGGCTGCGCCCCGAGGTCGTGGGCCATCTGGATCTCGTGCGCCGGCACGGCGGCGACGATCCCGCATTCGCCACGCCCCGCGTCCGGGAGCGGGTCCGGGGGGTGCTCGCGCTGATGAAGGAGCAGGAGGCGATTCTCGACATCAACACCGCGGCGCTTCGCAAGGGGATTGGGGGGCCGTACCCCGCGCCCTGGATCGTGGAAATCGCGCGGGACCTCGGTGTGGCGTGCTGTTTCGGCGACGACGCCCACCGGGTGAGCGAAGTGGGGGCGGGTATCCCCGAATCGCGCGACTACCTGCTTGCCCATGGGCTCCGCGAGGTGACCGTGCTGGTCCGGGAGGCGGGTGGTCTGGGCCGCCGGGAGGTTTCGCTTGCGGGGTAG
- a CDS encoding HAD family hydrolase, translating into MSKRPIGAVTFDLWDCLFADDSDEPKRAAAGRPPKPVERRALMHAYLSRHGAIERSAVDLAYDVADAAYRKVWHDLHVTMSVAERLEILLDGLKRSLPAEEFAALVRLHEDMELEFRPDPAPGALEALRALHGKYPLAIISDTIFSPGKNLRKLLEGAGMLGCFDHFVFSDELGNSKPHPRVFESVAEAFSIDVREIVHIGDRPHNDIGGPHAVGARGVLLTAVKDRPLDGHAPDAVCGNYDELPAILKGLDG; encoded by the coding sequence ATGAGCAAGAGACCAATCGGCGCGGTTACCTTCGATCTGTGGGACTGCCTTTTTGCGGATGATTCGGACGAACCGAAGCGCGCCGCGGCGGGCCGCCCGCCGAAGCCGGTGGAGCGGCGCGCGCTGATGCACGCGTACCTGAGCCGCCACGGCGCCATTGAGCGGTCGGCGGTGGATCTCGCGTATGACGTGGCCGACGCGGCGTACCGAAAGGTCTGGCACGATCTTCACGTGACGATGTCGGTTGCGGAGCGGCTGGAGATTCTTCTGGACGGGCTGAAGCGCAGCTTGCCGGCGGAGGAATTCGCGGCGCTGGTCCGGCTGCACGAGGACATGGAGCTGGAGTTCCGTCCGGATCCGGCGCCGGGTGCGCTGGAGGCTTTGCGGGCGCTGCACGGAAAGTATCCGCTGGCGATCATCTCCGATACGATTTTCAGTCCGGGCAAGAATCTCCGGAAGCTGCTGGAGGGCGCGGGGATGCTGGGGTGCTTCGATCACTTTGTGTTTTCGGACGAGCTGGGGAATTCCAAGCCGCACCCGCGCGTGTTTGAGTCGGTTGCGGAGGCGTTTTCGATCGATGTGCGGGAAATCGTGCACATTGGCGATCGCCCGCACAACGATATCGGCGGCCCACATGCTGTCGGCGCGCGTGGCGTGCTGTTGACGGCCGTTAAGGATCGCCCGCTCGATGGGCACGCGCCGGATGCGGTTTGCGGGAATTACGACGAATTGCCGGCCATCCTGAAGGGGTTGGACGGATAG
- a CDS encoding iron-containing alcohol dehydrogenase encodes MQNASYNYPTRMIFGPGTRAQLGELLKARGKRRPLIVTDRGIANLPFLAEIAGILKDAGLTPAVYSDIHGNPDKPQVTGGVDAYRAHDADSFILLGGGAALDVGKVIALMINHPGDVFDYEDGNPNMPPVDQDIPFNIAVPTTAGTGSEVGRSSVISDEQHIKRIIFDPRMLPPLVVADPELTVGLPAGVTAATGVDALSHNVEAFLAKGYHPMADGIALEGVRLVMENLETAVRAPENIVARGNMLMASSMGATAFQKGLGVTHSCAHALSAVCDLHHGLAIAIMLPACMRFNAEALPDRMARLQAAAGTDLSFDRWLEELNQRIGLPLRLSEAGVKPEHVPQLVAIAINDVCHGCNVREVSRDDFEMLFKSML; translated from the coding sequence ATGCAGAACGCTTCCTACAATTACCCCACGCGCATGATCTTTGGTCCGGGCACGCGCGCCCAGTTGGGCGAGTTGCTTAAGGCCCGGGGCAAGCGGCGCCCACTCATTGTGACGGATCGCGGCATTGCGAACCTGCCTTTCCTGGCGGAGATCGCTGGCATTTTGAAGGACGCCGGCCTGACGCCCGCGGTGTACAGCGATATCCACGGGAATCCGGACAAGCCGCAGGTTACCGGCGGCGTGGACGCGTACCGGGCGCACGACGCGGATTCTTTCATTCTGCTGGGCGGCGGGGCGGCGCTGGACGTGGGCAAGGTCATCGCACTGATGATTAACCACCCGGGCGATGTGTTCGATTACGAGGACGGAAACCCGAACATGCCGCCGGTGGACCAGGACATTCCGTTCAACATCGCCGTTCCGACGACCGCGGGAACGGGTAGCGAAGTGGGCCGGAGCAGCGTGATTTCGGACGAGCAGCACATCAAGCGGATCATCTTCGATCCGCGGATGCTCCCGCCGCTGGTCGTGGCGGATCCGGAGCTGACGGTGGGCCTGCCGGCGGGGGTTACGGCGGCGACGGGGGTGGACGCGCTTTCGCACAACGTGGAGGCCTTCCTTGCGAAGGGATACCACCCGATGGCGGACGGTATTGCGCTGGAGGGCGTGCGGCTGGTCATGGAGAATCTGGAGACGGCGGTCCGGGCGCCGGAGAACATCGTGGCGCGCGGGAATATGCTAATGGCGTCGTCGATGGGCGCGACGGCGTTCCAGAAGGGTCTCGGGGTGACGCATTCGTGCGCGCACGCGCTCTCGGCGGTGTGCGACCTGCACCACGGCCTGGCGATCGCGATCATGCTGCCCGCGTGCATGCGCTTTAACGCGGAAGCGCTGCCGGACCGGATGGCGCGCCTCCAGGCGGCGGCGGGCACGGACCTGAGTTTTGACCGCTGGCTTGAGGAGCTGAACCAGCGCATTGGTCTGCCGCTTCGGTTGAGCGAGGCCGGGGTGAAGCCCGAGCACGTGCCGCAGCTTGTCGCCATCGCGATCAACGATGTGTGCCACGGCTGCAACGTGCGGGAAGTCAGCCGCGACGATTTTGAGATGCTCTTCAAGAGCATGCTGTAG